GAGAAGGCGGTACCGGACGTGACCGAAGAGGAGGCCTACGGCAAAGAGCATGAGGAGCATGGCGACCAGGATGAGTTCACCCATGGAAGTGCCCATTGCATCAGATGTCTCTTTGTTGTATGCCTGGTTACCCGTGACAACCACGCTTACCCCGGGAGGCCGGTTGGAAAGGTCTACTCGTTTATTGATGTTATCCACGAGAGAAAACGACTGTTCGTCTTTAAGTCCCTGGTCAACGGTGACAACCGAGATGGTCATGGTCTTGGACGGGACGTACAGGGCGAGGACGTCAGGGGGTACCCGTTCCTCAATTGCCGTGATATCGGCATGGTTCGTGGGGAGGACTCCCCCATTCTGTTCCCTGACCAAATCGGAGATGCCTGACGCTCCGGTGACATACCGTTCCTGGACGATATCCTGCTGGAGCCGGTCGATATACCTGAGCACTTCCGGGCTCATTACATCGTCGGATTCGATGAGGATCAGCACGCTGTCGGACTGAAAAGTTTTGGTGTATTTATCGAGAAGCATCCCGCGCCGGGTGTCCTTGTCAAGGTAGGTATCTGTCCCCGTAGCCATGGAAATCATGGTCATCCCGAAGAACGCTGCAACGAGCAGCAGGCAGAAGAGCACTGCCAGATGTTTCGGGCGGGTGACTATGAGGGAAGCGAGCGCGTTAAACGGGTTGAACATAGGAGATCCTGCGGTCACATCGGGAAAAAATTAAGATATAATCTGTTGTGAGCAGAACCACAAAAAAGTGTAGGGTGCCTGATGGTGCGGAAATGCTAAATGAGGCGATATGGCAGTGTGGTGCATCTGAACCGGTTTACATATCGGGATTCGTAACTGCGCCCGGTGTTTTGGGAACTAAAAATAGAATCAGAGCGCCAGCATCCGCTCGATCGCCTGGCGGGCACGCACCGCAATTTCTTCTGGTACGGTAATGCGGGGGTGGAGTGTCTGTAATGCGTCCCGCACTTTTGTCAAATCGGTCTTTTTCATGTTCCGGCAGATACCCGCCAGAGATAGCGGGTAGCACTGTTTATCCGGGCACTCTTTTTCCAGCCTATGCAGGATCCCGACTTCGGTTCCGATGATGAACTCCCGTTTGGGTGATGTGCAGACATAGTTGATGATGCCGGAAGTGCTTGCCACGTGATCTGCGAGATCAATCACTTCAGGACGGCACTCCGGGTGGACGAGAAGCACCGCGTCCGGGTGTGCCTGTTGTGCGGCAGCAACATGAGCCGGTGTGATCTGGTCGTGCACAATGCAGAACCCATCCCATGGCAGGACCTCTTTTTTGGTGAACCGGGCTGCGTAACGCCCGAGGTTACGGTCGGGAACGAAGATTACGCGGTCCTGTTCAACCGAGTTCACCACTTTTACTGCATTTGATGAGGTGCAGCAGATGTCGCTCTCTGCCTTGACTTCTGCGGATGTATTCACGTAGCAGACCACGGCCGCGTCCGGGTTACGGTCTTTGGCGAACCGGAGTTCTTCTGCTGTTATCATCTGCGCCATTGGGCAGCCGGCATCGGGAGCAGGGAGTAAAACGGTCTTATCCGGAGAGAGAATAGCGGCAGTTTCGGCCATGAAATCCACCCCGCAAAAGACGATCACCTCCCCGTCCATGGTTGCCGCAGCCCGGGAGAGTTCGAGTGAATCCCCGCAGAGATCGGCGATATCCTGCACTTCTGGCAGCTGGTAGTTATGGACAAGGATAATCGCATCCCGCTTTTCTTTCAAAGCGATGATCTCATCCTTTAGTGAAGTGCCCGGCAAGCTTTGAACGCTCCTGTGCTGTATAGATGCGATCTTGTGTATCAAAAAGCTGGTGTGTGGGGGAATTTTATGAACGGGTACGCCTAACTATTCCCTGAAGTCATGAAAATCATCCTCCCCGACTCAACAACCGAGACGATTGTGGGCGAACCGTTGAGCATCAGCCTTATCCTTGACCGGCTGCAGATCAACCCATCTGAAGTGATCGTATCCCGAAACGGGAAGCTGGTGCCCGAAGATGCGGTTGCCGGGGATGATGATGTAATCCGGATCATCCGCATTGCGCATGGAGGATGAATGAGTCAGGGCAATACAGTGACCGGGGGAGGGGAGCGGTGTACGCTCTGCGGTGAACCCCCGGTAATCCGCCTGCGGGAACCGGGCCGGCATCTCTGTGCCACTCATCTTATCGCTGAATTAGAGGAACGGGCAGCCCGGACGATCCGGGAGCGAGAACTCATAAAGCCGCATGACCGGATCGCGGTTGCGTTCAGTGGCGGTAAGGACAGCACGGCACTTCTCGTGATCCTCTCCCGGCTTCTCTCATCTTGGGAAGATGTGAGCCTTGTGGCAATTACTGTTGATGAAGGGATTGCCGGCTACCGTGATGACACTATCCGGGCAGCAGAGGAAGTCACCCAAAAACTCCGGATCGAGCATGTCTGCGTCTCGTTTACGGATCTTATCGGCAATGATCTCGATACTCTTCTCATCGGGCGCGAAACCCAGGCCTGCTCGGTCTGCGGGATCCTGCGAAGGAAAGCGCTATCAGTCGCTGCACACAACGCGGGTGCAACGAAAATTGCCACCGGCCACAATCTCGATGATGAAGCCCAGTCAGTCCTGATGAACGCGCTCCGTGGCGACCTGCCCCGCCTTGTCCGTACCAGCGATGCGGACTCTTCTGATTGTTTTATCCCCCGGATCAAACCGCTTGCCGATATATCCGAAAAAGAGATCGCTGCATATCTGTTCGTCCAGGACCTGTTTCCCTTTCTTCCCGAGTGCCCGTATACCCGCTATGCCCTGCGGGCAGAAGTGCGGTCCATGCTCTCTGCCATGGAACAGAAACATCCCGGTACCATGCGAAACCTGATCAAAAGCAAAAAAACGATAGAAAAATATGCGGACCGGGGTGCGATATCCGAACCCATGCGCCGCTGCCGGGAGTGCGGCGATCCCTGCAGCAGGGAACTCTGCCAGGTGTGTATGCTCCGGAAGTCACTGGGGAAATGACGGCATACCCTGCACGCGTTCGGGATGCGTGTAGATGTTCATTTTTGCACTGCGGACAAACCCGACAACGCACAGCCCGGTCTTTGCAGCGATCTCGATTGCAAGGGTGGTCGTAGCACCACGGGAGATTATGATCGGTATGTTTGCAATCAGGCATTTCCGGACCATCTCTGAGGAGATGCGCCCGGAGCAGATCGCATAGGTGCGGGACAGGTCGATGTTGTTTCTCAGCGCATACCCGATCACCCGATCAAGCGCATTGTGCCGCCCGATATCTTCAGACCGGGCGATCACGCCATCCGTGGATGCGAGCCCTACCACGTGGATACCGCCCGTTTTATCGTGCAGCTCGGAGTCGAGGATCCCCCGGATAGTTCCGCTGATGATGGTCGAGGGAATAGTAAAATCGGATTTGATGGAGGGCAGTTTTGCGGTGTCGATGAAGGATGCACTCCCCCCGCAGCCGGAGAGAATCGTCTTTTTGGGGCCCAGCACCTTGAAGAGGTTCTTGGTAATCACACTGAGGCGGTTCTTCTCGATCCGGATCGATTCAATCTCGTCAATCCCTTTGATGATCTGCTCGGTGTAGAGGTAGCCGGTGACAAAATCCTCCAGCTGCACCGGGCTCATCATGGCAGTCATCGCATGCCTGCCGTTGATAAAGAGGGCATACGGGATCTCCTCTATCACTTCGTGGGAGCCGGTTTCGGCCTTTTCCCCGTCCACCCGGATACAGGGAACCTGCCTGAACATTGCCTCTTTTGTACTATCTCCGTCTTTGTGTGCGGTCATTGCTCTGCTTATCCTGTTGTTACCCGGTTGTTAATACTTCATCCATACTGCCGGAACGGTAGCCTTCGAGATCCAGCGTGACATAGGCAAACCCGAGTGTTTTGAAGTTTTTCACTACAATATCCTGCATGGCCAGCAGTTTCGGGAGTTCGTTATTCAGCACTTCGATCCGGGCAATGCCCCCGTGTATCCGGACACGGCACGGGGAGAAGCCATTGGAATGCAGGAATGCTTCTGCTTTTTCGATCATGGCCAGTTTTTCTTCAGTGATCTCATCCCCATAAGGGATGCGGGACGAGAGGCAGGCAGCTGATGGCTTGTTCCAGAACTTCAGGCCGATTGATCGTGCAATCTCCCGGATCTCAGCCTTGGTGATCCCGGCCTCTAAGAACGGGTGGCAGATCCCTTCTTCCGTACTGGCCCGGAGCCCGGGCCGGTGTTCTCCGGTATCGGAGACGTTGGTGCCATCGGCGATGCAGGCAAAGTGAAGTTCCTCTTTTCGTCGCACCAGAACTTTGGCTGATTGTTTTTTGCACCAGTAACAGCGCTCTGCAGGATTTTTTACAAAACGCTCATTCTCCATAACCTGCACGGGGATGATCTCCAGCGTGAGGTGATGTTCCCGTGCAATCTGTTGTGCCTCAGCAATTGCACTACGCGGGACAAGCGGGCTGTCGAGCAGGATACACCGGGCATTGTTACCGAGAATGTCTGTTGCAAGTACCGCGA
The sequence above is drawn from the Methanomicrobiales archaeon HGW-Methanomicrobiales-1 genome and encodes:
- a CDS encoding quinolinate synthase translates to MPGTSLKDEIIALKEKRDAIILVHNYQLPEVQDIADLCGDSLELSRAAATMDGEVIVFCGVDFMAETAAILSPDKTVLLPAPDAGCPMAQMITAEELRFAKDRNPDAAVVCYVNTSAEVKAESDICCTSSNAVKVVNSVEQDRVIFVPDRNLGRYAARFTKKEVLPWDGFCIVHDQITPAHVAAAQQAHPDAVLLVHPECRPEVIDLADHVASTSGIINYVCTSPKREFIIGTEVGILHRLEKECPDKQCYPLSLAGICRNMKKTDLTKVRDALQTLHPRITVPEEIAVRARQAIERMLAL
- a CDS encoding TIGR00269 family protein; its protein translation is MSQGNTVTGGGERCTLCGEPPVIRLREPGRHLCATHLIAELEERAARTIRERELIKPHDRIAVAFSGGKDSTALLVILSRLLSSWEDVSLVAITVDEGIAGYRDDTIRAAEEVTQKLRIEHVCVSFTDLIGNDLDTLLIGRETQACSVCGILRRKALSVAAHNAGATKIATGHNLDDEAQSVLMNALRGDLPRLVRTSDADSSDCFIPRIKPLADISEKEIAAYLFVQDLFPFLPECPYTRYALRAEVRSMLSAMEQKHPGTMRNLIKSKKTIEKYADRGAISEPMRRCRECGDPCSRELCQVCMLRKSLGK
- a CDS encoding formate dehydrogenase family accessory protein FdhD; the protein is MFRQVPCIRVDGEKAETGSHEVIEEIPYALFINGRHAMTAMMSPVQLEDFVTGYLYTEQIIKGIDEIESIRIEKNRLSVITKNLFKVLGPKKTILSGCGGSASFIDTAKLPSIKSDFTIPSTIISGTIRGILDSELHDKTGGIHVVGLASTDGVIARSEDIGRHNALDRVIGYALRNNIDLSRTYAICSGRISSEMVRKCLIANIPIIISRGATTTLAIEIAAKTGLCVVGFVRSAKMNIYTHPERVQGMPSFPQ
- a CDS encoding TIGR00268 family protein, translated to MNTTEKTQALKEYIASKGSMLISYSGGVDSALLAVLATDILGNNARCILLDSPLVPRSAIAEAQQIAREHHLTLEIIPVQVMENERFVKNPAERCYWCKKQSAKVLVRRKEELHFACIADGTNVSDTGEHRPGLRASTEEGICHPFLEAGITKAEIREIARSIGLKFWNKPSAACLSSRIPYGDEITEEKLAMIEKAEAFLHSNGFSPCRVRIHGGIARIEVLNNELPKLLAMQDIVVKNFKTLGFAYVTLDLEGYRSGSMDEVLTTG